The sequence GGGTTCTCCCTTTCCGCGTTCCCTCTGGAAAAGAGGAACAGGGAAGAGAACAACGACTTAGGAAAGGAACGAAACGTGTTgttttcccttttcccttctctttcttttttctttttcttccctttctttctttcttcccttcgGTTCACGCTGCGGAGACCCGaccgaacgaacgaacgagaaGGAGATAGTTATATACTTACAAGAATTACAGACAGGGCGGTTAGGACGATCCCACGGGAGGGTTTCGTCCTGTTGTATAGGTGTATAATGTAACCCGTGACTCTTTTTATTGACGACGACTGCATTGCTCCCCCTGACAAAGGCTCGTATGTtcattacatatatatatacatatatatatatatatatatataaatattatattcactaattaaaataaaaaaaagtatatatgtatacaaatGGAAAAATGTGGAGAGAGAGCGCGCgcgcgagagagagagaggaatttaaataattattgttggCGAGAATGAAGCGTGACGAACGAGCGCGTGGAACATTATCGACAATGGAGGAAACGATTTCATTAAATTGGAAGAAGATGTACCTATGTATCTCTCTCACCGATTCAAAACACCGTGAGATACACGAGGGAAAGGAACCGGAcctacttttttttctttctctgttaATTCCATTTcgcttcctttttcttccccCCACCCTGAATCCCAAACTCTTCTTCCgctaattattactattattatcgCTATTAcgattactattattattattaatgttattatgTATGTTAATCCTTTCGATTGCGTTTATGCTCGATTTTAGACTGGGACGTGCAATATTGCGGCCTCGGGATCGATCCATACCCGAGCGCAATTTAAGTCTgctttgaaaaattgcatctttcaattaaaaatgaataagtaaatgaaaaatatataggaAAAGGAATGGTGCGAACGATCGttttagaagaaaattaaaagttttTTCGTCCAATACATCGTCGACCGCATGAAACCTGTTGTTAATGTGGGTATCGGCAATTCGATCGAGAAATCTATCGATCGTATTGTAGATGATGTATCGTGCTCGGTATCGCGTCAAACATTTCTAACTAATCGGTTCGAAAAATCGTCGAACATCGATTCGCGTACGTACGAAACGATAAAACGAGTTTATCTGTTATCTGGACCATTTATAAGCGAATGTTTGTCTTACGTAAGTAAAGACAAACATGTAAATCGAATAGTTGTTATGCAATCATATCATTCGTATAGTGCAAGAAGGTGTTCTAATCAAACATTAAAAACGCctggaaataaatatttcgtGTGCCTATTGCCTATACGAGCGTAGAAGATACATATTATCTTGATAACGATTCGTAACACGTTATCGTAATTGTTCAAGGTACACTGCTCAAACTTGTTAGCGGATCTATATCCAATATCTAATACTTTAAGGATTTTCTCCAAATCCGATTCGGTACAATGTCCATATATCAAACTTTTATTAACGATTTATCGATCCCCTAATTCCTTTGATCAGTGTAAGTTCTTTCAAACCTTTCGATCCGACGTTGATTCTAgcttataaatttatattttccaaGGTGATCACAACGAAATCCAACTATCAAGGTACAATAAATAACTATTTTGACTGTAATCGTGAAAAATCGTAGCTCGAAATTGTAAGCATCTTGAAAGTTATGGTAATTTATGGTAAATTAACCCTCGAAAAGGGTTGATCGATCCTTTCGCTCAGAAACGCGAGACAAAATGCATTCCATTGAAATCACTTTGATCGCGATGCTGAGGCATACTCTTCGATCTTTATCGAACTAATTAAGCCATTAATATCGACGAAACAACAAGTACGCGTTGGTCACGATTAACGTCCAGAAATTCTTTGTCCATGGACATTCTTTGTGAAAGATGTTCGCGATGTTTAATGTAAGGAAAGTGATCTCTCGCGTGTCGAGGATGATCAAAACGTGCCTGATACGACGTCACGTGTCGTTGACGAAGCatacagagaaaaaaaagaagggatCCGGTATACCGGAtcaaagaagagaaagagagatccCTTTTTCCAAGGTGGACACTCTTGGTTCGTTGTGTTATCGGCGAGAGAGACGCACACACGATGAGAACCGAGACGCTATTGCGCGAAACAACTTCCTCCGCTTCCTGTTACGATTCTGTTTCACGCGTACTTCCGGCCGTTTCCCCCGCGTGCTTTATGTCTTATTCGAGAGACGatgaggaaaagaaaaatgtaaccGTGCGTGTTAAGAAAACGTAGGAGTATCGAAAGCGACGTGAGAAatggagagagaaaaaaatacgTCACGcaaaacgagaaaaaaaaaaattacgaTGACGAAGATTGATGGACGGCGTTCTCTTTGcgaacaaagaaaaagagaacCAGTAAGATTTTACAGCGAACGACCTGCGATATTGCATATACGATATAttgtgttttcttttttttctttttttcttttttcttttttttctttttttctttcttttcgatGATGATCACGACGACGACTATTGCTTGACGATTATTGATACGACGACGATTTATGGTAACGACTATAGCGCGAGAGTATGGTGGGAGTAtgtataaaatgtattttaagcgtggataattaaaaaaaagaatcaatttacatttacagtTTCCAGTAACAATACTGATGTGGGTTGTGcataacaaaaaaataacaaaaaaagcAAAGAAAGAACGTGTACACGTAACATGGCGGGCCCATTTCAATGGAGAATCGGACCGATCGAGAATCGATAATCTCAATCGAATCGCGCGCAGCCGCGCGAAATACGAATTTTCGTCCCTGTGAGGATAAAGCCTTTCTTTCCTGACTGTTCTCTTTCATTCTACTTCACTATATTCTGCGAGTACATCATTGTAAGAATTTCAATTCGACGCATTTTTGAAGATTTAAATAACTTTGcttttgaaattgtaatgTTCTGTAGAATATCATAAAAAACGTATTTGTCAGGTTATGAATTATGCAATATATCGAAAAGTGAAACTGATAGAAATCGCgcaagaagaagtagaagaaaaatgaacatGTAGGTAAATAAGGCGTTAGAGAATGAAACAGGAGTGCCAAATCATCCGTGACTTCCGTCCCACTTGggcaataaataaatgcacAGCAACTTGGCGAGAATGCAAATGTTTGCCATTTGTCCTCCAATAATCGTAAGGATTCTTAACCTCTCCGCTGTatcgattctttctttttttcgtgaTTGTGCTAGAGAAATGGGTATTAGTAGCGAATGCGTTCAACATCCGTTATTTTCGCTATAAGAAACTTTATTCCTCGTCGTTTTATTAACGAATAACGACAATAGGAAGGGAACGAGCATTTTAGTCagctgaaagaaaaaaagaatatataaagTCGCGAGTCTATTTGGATGATACTTTTTAGGGTTGAAGATCGTTGCTCGTACGATCGATCCTGATAAAGTAATTTCGACACTCGCTATTAGTGCCTATCGTTTCGTCGATAATCGGGATAATAGAAGGTGTTTTCGTCGGTAATGTCACACCTCTCGTCCCAATTCGTCAAACGGACTAAAAAAAACGAACTCGAATCCGATTCTCCATACCAATGGAcgcttttatttaaatatacaacaaaacatacacacacacacacacacacaaacacACGACAGGATCGGCCGTGATTAATTCTGGCAGtggttaaattataaaatgatatttattcgAACGACTTGCCAGGTTTCGTTGCACACAGTATGTACACACACGAAACAGTAGGTTCAagcgataaaaaaagaaaaaaaaatcaataatgACGGAAAGAGATCTATAGATTACGGATTAATGGATGAGTTATATAGTTATTTGAGAAGTTTCACGAAATATCGATGTATATATTTTAAGTTTGTATTATAATGCTCCCCACTTAATTTGTATGAAATGGAGAATTTCAAACATTAAAAATGATGAGAAAAATGTCtcgaatcttttttttttgtattttcgtCGAGTGTTCTTGTCGTATTAAATAAACTTATCTTGCAAGTTTAAATCGTTGATTAATCAAGAGACATTGTAAGCATAGTCTGATAAGAAAGATTGGAAGGATTATTGGTTAGATTCTACCCGTTTCTTAAAGACTGTGTCCCATTTTTATGCAAGCATCTTTTCAACACTACCACTGTAGTATCCAATAGAACATCGTCGTGAATTAAAAAGAGAACGGTCGATGCTTGCTCTTGTTCTTTCAGCGCGTTACTACAGCTGACGACGGGCGGAAGACTGCGCAGTGCAGTATCACATGTCAATGTCCGTTGCGCATGTACTTACCGGTCAGAGAGACATGGCAGGTGTTTCGGTTACTTCTTATTGTTgactatttttaataaataaaaaaaacgtTGCCTAGAAACTGTCTGGAGGACAATGATAACGTGTAGCTTAGATAACAATTTGTGAAACTTACTTTATGTAACCCACTTACGGGAGCCTTTGTAAACCATGTCGAATCCACGAGAAGCAGAGGTAAGCATTTATACATTTTGAATCTATGTTTTAATATGtacgatttttaattaatgttcATATATATTTCTGAATTATATGAGAGAACTTATATTTAGAAACCTAGAGGTGAAGTTGTTGCAACAACTTTAATACATATTAACGATTATTATCAACATTGATGCGATTAActttaaagaattttcaacgaacAATTTATTGTCTCTTATTACgtatatttttatcattatatTGAAGGTTCAAAGTCTTAAGGAGCGTGGAAATACGTGTGTGAAAGAACAGAAGTATGAAGAGGCTATGTTTCATTACACGCATGCTATTAGACTTGATCcacaaaattattctttgTACAGTAATAGATCATTTGCCTTTTTAAAAATGCATCAATATCATTTTGCTATGGAAGATGCTCTAATGACAATTCAATTAAAACCAGATTGGACCAaggtatatatatgtatatatgttaGTCACAGTTTTACTCATAAAGAGTATTTATATAGATAACGTGTGGataaataatgtttaattGTAGGGTTACTTTAGGAAGGCTGAAGTAGAATCACAAACTTTTCACTTTAGCGAAGCTCTTCAATCTTACTGCAAAGCTTTATCGCTTCAACCGAATGAACCAACTATTTTAGAAGCAATGCATAGAGTAGCCAAATTATTGATTCAAGATAAAAGAGGTACAATTCCTATAATATGAAAAGTACAGCAAAAATGTTTATCAAATTTTGatgataaactattttataGCTGATCAACAAATACCCTGGCTTGGAGCTGGTGTTGGTATCATACTTGGAGTTATAGTTGTAATTGCTGATtatgtttttacaaacaaacCTACATTAACGGTACATGTGTTTAAGTTTTAAAAATAGATGtctaaacaaatttttataataattctatttcttttttttttctttattaaatatagCATCCTCTTTTGATGGTCTTATTGACAATGTCCATAGCAATGCTAGGTTTTGGCATTGCAAAGGGATTTCGTTATTTCGTAAAACGTCAAAGAAAGTCGCTTTTAGAACCACCAGTGGATCTTTTTGGTAATGATAAAGAAGAGCTTGATGATATTGAAGctgaaatgaataatgaaaaagagaaacaccCGAAATATAGCAAAGCGCAAGCAAGACaaagatttaaaaaaggaaaatcatAATGTGTTTTGATACTAACGACGTACATGAgtttttatgtaaattttatattttaaatccATACACTTTTTAGCATCTCAGGAAAACTTCGAATATTTATGATCAATACTGTTACATtggtagaaaaatatatacatactgTTGATTACATTTCGAAATTCAGttattattgaaaagaaaaaagtttgTATTTTATGTTGAGACATTCATATTTGATGTGTTTGctgtttaataatttatttattccaaaTATGATTGTACttaaaattgtttcaaatatATCACGGAAGATAAGGCTGCAATGAAACTATAATTATTGGTAAGTTATGtggtacaaatatttttaaatttaaaattaaacaaaaaaattcattGTTATATGAATTGTATCAACATTCAATGATATAAGAGGTTTCAGTTCTTAGAAAAGGTAGCAGAAATTATATGCCATTTACACTTTTACACAATTGTATTGTTGGATCAAGtactttaaaaattgttcttaTAGCCTATATACCAATTGTTCTTACAATCAAAATGAGAGAAATTATTTACACCTCTTAATCTCTTGCACTTCTtcaatacaataaatataaatgaattctACCTTCTAAACATAATCAACAAAATGCTTTCAATCTATTGTCAAGTACCATATTAAACAATGACAAGACAGAATTTCCGAATATGTGTACAATGAAGCAtgttatttgaatttcaaagtttataatatatgtatatagtacAGTGTATGTACTATACATTATGCTTGAAGCATGAATGTATATGACTTAATACACAATGGAAAACTTTTACATTTCTGAAGTTCACTTCTTCTTATAAACTATATTTACCCTTCTTGCTCTGTAGTGTAACTATTTAGCTAGTCAAAGCTAAATCGTCATCATTATATTATGCTAGAGCTGTTTCATAATTCTATAATTAATGATCTCAAAGATTGACGTCAGTAATCTTGATTTGTTCGTAATACGCTTTCAGGAAATGGCACGCTTAAAAATGATGACGCTATGAAACACGtgtatgaatttatttttctttatgaactttttatatgtacatattaatGAACATTTTTCGTGCAACCGCGGTATACATTCAGCCCGAGAAACATCGATATATTAAACTCATCCATTTATAACTCGTACGACGACTTATCATATCAATACTGAAGTAATTGAATCAGTATCGTAGTACATGCATGATCGAATCTCTTCAAGTCGGttttgttaatattattattatatagctaattaaaatttgatagTTTAAAATGGTTTtatatgaaagaaaatagaaaaacgaTAATATCCGCTTTAATGGAAAATGTTAACGATAACAGATTTTTTACTCATTCGCAATGGCAATGCGCCAGGTGTTCGAGACTCAGTTATCTGTAGATCACTGAGAGCTCGTTCAGTATAAATTCAAATGAACAAGCTGTTACTCCATAAATACATAGTCTTTAGAACTGTTTATGATAGTGTAGTTGATGGCCtcaattaattaactaataaaaaaggaacataTAGAACGCTCCCATTAAACATTAAATCCCAAACTAGTAGCACACGTCATCTTTTCGTTAACGCGTATTAGTTGTGTACATACATTCATATAATATGCGATTGTAAGAAGTAATCTAACGGCGCGATAGATCAGCGCAAGAAAATTAACAGAATAGATCAAATCTTTTATTAGTTACAAAGTACATATATTTGCgttgaaacaattttaaaaaccAAACAGATATTCACaggatatttaaaaaatcaatagGTATGTTCTAGAATtatattctttcatttttttttttaaatacttaaTCCATTTTTCTTGACTTTTCATAGCATATGAAcgatcaaattatttacaaCTTAAACGATCATAGTCTATAATAAATTTGATTAGCTAGACTGAAAACTGAATTTTTACTACATTTTTGGGCATATTCAATCTTCTCTTTTCTGTCTCCATCTTATACGATCCTGATGTGAGACTATTCACAGTACTGTATTATGCGCATGCGTTCATTGACGTTTACGTAGGTAAGCATTGTAGAACACACAGGCTGGTCATTTCTCTCCAAGCCTTCGAACAGTTCGCATCTGTGCGTTTGAAATCAATGCAAAGTGAAAAATTTGTCTAGTTTTCAACGCAAATTAATTCTCCATtttactatttatttatttcacttAACTATATTATTGTACAGTTTTAGAATTAGTTTATTATGAAACAGAATTAAACTATACATACGACTATAGTTAGCTAAGATAATATGTAATTGCACATAACAAAGCAAtgtgctttttctttttaaacgtATAATAACTCAtcgtaaaaatttattctgtGATTAGATAACAAGttgcttaaaaattaaatacggAAGTAGCTTGTAGTCGATTTGTATCCTAAACTAACATCATGAATCAGCATATGTTGTTTAAACAATAATCGTAACTAGAACGAAAGTCAAGTGGTACAAACGTTTCTTAATCTTTGAGTGATTCTTATGAAATATGAACATTTCCATGAGAAAATTGAACCAGTTAAAGACGTTTCTGATTAGTACCTTAACCAACAAGTAGAAAGTAAGAAATAATAGgagataaaaatgattatacAGTAAGTGCtagaataaaaaagagaaaggaaaatggGGTAGTTGCATCACGGATACCTGGAAGAAAGCCTTATACATCGTAATGGAATGCCAGGTCCGCGGCCGCCGCACTTATTAGGGGTTAGGTTGACGTACACGAATGTATTGGTTGAAAGCAACAATCTATTTGATGAAATAATTGCAATACATATATAATTACATCATCATACAAAAACAACAGCATTTATGCGAAATTCGTAATCACAAAATGGCAAAAATCCAGCAAGGAACATAAAAAAGACGTAGAATAACACGAGGATACGAAAAGCGGGAAGCATGGCCGGGGTCCCCGATGCGATTAGTTAGCTGGTCTCTCCGTGCGTACGTGACACGCGCACGCGTGGTTTATGCTGCAGGTTTGTATCTATCTAATGAGCCAGGAAGTGAATTTTAAGCACCCCAATATtccaatatttataatttttcaaaaaattccaAATAACTATTTTACGTTTATTTCTTCAAGGACTGTAAGATGTTACTTACAAGTGCATCACTTTCACAATTATATCGTTTTCATTTgtgttacaaagatcgaattatttgtataatattcaaaatagTTTAAAGTTAAAATGCGGATGACCCGTTAGTATCACTTCTATTCCTTACtagtaaatttattttcaattattggTTTCAGTTTTATAGCAACTAATCTTCCTATATGTACGTTTCCATTGCGTTTGGAATTGCAATAATGTTTCAAAAAGTTACgcgatttttatattttaagtcTTATTCGCAGTTTTCAAATACATGCAACAGTTTGTTagatttcataaaaatttatggTATTCCACGAAATCAATGAATTAACGTAAGGTATTTTTTTGTACGTTATAACGTATGTACGTTTAGATTATTGAGTCACGCCGTGATCTATGCATGCTATGCGGAATGATATACACTCAGAGCTATTTTACATATTACTTAAGATTTGTATATATCACCTGTTTAAGTATCTGTAAAATAATCATTTCCATATACGTACGTAGAATGAAGTTAACCGTATTTACAAGATATGCACAATGATATAATGTCAACTGTAAAGAACCATTTGAACGCGGGAACACTAAATCGTTTTACATGAAGTTTGGCACAGCAAGTACACTAATAAGGTTCAGAGACACTTTGAGGTGACCGTCCTTTAGGTGCGCACCCTTAATAAATACGTTCCTGCAAGCCGCACTACTTTTCTACGGTATCCCCACCAATGCCCATCAATGTGTACGGGTTGGTGACTAGTGATTGGTTGAACTGATGATTGGTAATAGTGGTAGGGAGCGATCACGTCACGAAGTGAGGCCAAGAAGCGACGAGGCGCATGTATCAATGCGCAATCGCATCGGAACAGTTCAGGGAGTCGGGGAGGTCCGTGGTAAGGAATAAACAGAGTGAAGAGACCGCGCGAGAGACGAAGAGTggggaaagagagagggagCAAGAGAGATAGAGAACGAACAGGCAGTGAGACGATCACGATGCACGGAGGCGAGCACAAGCGGCCAGGGGCACAGGGCTGAGGGCTGAGGGCTCGACAGGGCCTGGAATAACGTTCACGGGACGGCCGCGGGCCAGCCAGCAGCAATGGAACAGGCGAAAACTCCCGCGTCCCGGCTACTTAGCACGAGTTGCATAGAGAATAAGGACGACTTGGAAGAGGTaacataaatatttgaaatagtCACTGGATACGTATCGGGTGCTAGGGGTTCCGCCATTGTTGCGATGGTCGCGCACGTCGCTAACCGCGCGGCGCCACACGTCGAACCACGCGTCTTAGCGGCAATATTCGAATCATTTacataattatgaaattaatttgtcTTACTTACTGATGATCAGTAATGGTTCATTTAGCAGCGATGATATAGTAACGACTGCTACCGTTCGATTCTAGCATAAGAACTtgacaatttttattctaagacattaacaaaatttgtttcattttcagaaatttgAAAGATGTTATACAGTGCTTCAGAACCTGACTGCAGGACTGTCAGAAAAAGAAGCCCATGATACGCTAAACAATGCTGTGTGTAAGGATAAAACACACGAAGAAGTTTCATTAGGGTTGTTGGTAGTCATTCTGACAGATCCCCAGAGTGCTGCAAAAAGTTATAGAGATTTGACATTAATTACCAGAGATGGTCTTGCAATTGTATTAGGACATCTTAATCAATTAGTACTTGAAAGATACCTGCGACTGAATGATGTGACCAGAAGTCAGCTATTATGGCTGCTAAGAGAGATGATAAGAACTAGTGTAGCTAGCGTGGATAACCTTTGTTTAAGTTTATTAAGGCATGCAGCAGGTGGAGATATTTCAccaagaaatttatttttagttgATGCACTTTTAGATATTTTTCAAGAGAATAGGCCTTGGTTGGATAAGTTTCCTTTTTTAGTAGCATCAATTGTTTATACTTATTTGCGATTAATAGAAGATCATAATGCACCTCATTTATCCGGTTTGCGTCAGAAAGAAGTTACCTTTACTGTATCTCTGATTAGAGAACGTATGGTTGATTGCTTAGTTATTGGAaggtaaataaattaaaacctTTGATTCAGTATTTTTTAGTAAAATGAAACGAATAAAAcatcatttttgtttttaggGATTTGGTACGCTTATTGCAAAATGTTGCCCGAATACCGGAGTTCGAGGCACTTTGGAAAGATATGCTTCTAAATCCAAAATCACTTTGCCCAAATTTTAACGGAGTCCTTCAACTTTTACAAACTAGAACTTCTAGAAGGTTTCTACAATCGAGACTTACTCCAGATATGGAAAGAAAACTAGTATTTTTAACAAGTCAAGTTCGTTTTGGTAATCACAAACGATACCAAGATTGGTTTCAAAGGCAGTACCTGGCCACACCAGAATCGCAGTCATTACGATGCGATCTTATACGATTTATCGTTGGTGTTATTCATCCGACAAATGAGTTGTTGTGTTCAGATATTATACCGCGGTGGGCAGTAATAGGCTGGTTATTCACCACTTGCACATCAACTGTAGCTGCAAGTAACGCTAAGTTGGCATTATTTTATGATTGGTTATTTTTTGAGCCAGAAAAAGATAATATTATGAATATCGAACCGGCAATTCTTGTAATGCACAATTCTATGAGATCCCATCCACCTGTCACTGCCACATTGCTAGACTTTTTATGTAGGGTAAGTTAGATACACTGGCTTTTGCTGATCGTTTATAACTGATTAAGAACAattatataatgtattatcTTTTAATAGATAATACCAAACTTTTACCCACCTTTAACCGAGAAAGTGAGGAATGGAATCTTTTCGTCGTTAAGACAAATTTTAGAGAAAAGGGTTTTGCCAAGTCTTTATCCTCTATTTGACAGTCCGAAGTTAGATCGTGAATTAAGGAGTAAAATAAGAGAAACGTTTAAGGAATTCTGCTTACCACCTAATGCAGATCCCGGTAAAGTTACTAAAGTTACACAATATTgcatgtttattttattatttactattCTAATACAGTGCACTGAAAGTAGCTTACTGCACAAGAACATATTAAATGGATATTGAAACTGATGTATTGTCTAATATCCTGTACAGCACCGTTTACAAATGCACCTGAAGTAAATTACTAAAGGGTGTTGCGAGAATCCGAAATTGTCGAAAATGCGATGGTGAAGGCAGAACATTTTCAGGTTCTAGCACGCCCTTAGTAaatacacactttctgtacatattaaattgaaacaaaTAATCGCAAAATCTACTTATCGCATATTCATTTGGGGTTTACATATAAGGGTTTTAACAAGTAAGGTGTTCCCAaacgtaattaaaaattcatctcTTACTATTTCTTTCTAACAGAGTTTATTATTCACCATTTTTCATGCTTACAGCACGTTCATTGCTTACTAACTTTGGTTTTTGCACGATCTTTTTAAGCAGGAAATAAGGTTCCTGTATATTCAGGTAAAATGGAGGAACTTAATAAGGATCTTACACCAGGAGCCATACTGGAGAATGCAGCAAATGCGCCAGTTGAAAACAATCACGTAAATCAAGACCCAGAACCAGCTTTCAgtgatgaagaagaagagatacCGCTAAGGTCGGTTCTTCTCGTTTATGTATTTTATGCTAAATCGTGCCACATTTATTGAGAATATCACTGTATACAtgaaatatgtacatatattttacaGGATAGTGACTAAAGTAGAAGAAGAGGATGAAGAAGATGTTCCATTAGCGAATGTGAAATTGAAGAACGAACAGAAAAATACAAACTGTGTTGTGAAAAAAGAAGACATTACATCtcagttaaatttaattttag comes from Osmia bicornis bicornis chromosome 4, iOsmBic2.1, whole genome shotgun sequence and encodes:
- the LOC114875842 gene encoding serine/threonine-protein phosphatase 5-like; translation: MSNPREAEVQSLKERGNTCVKEQKYEEAMFHYTHAIRLDPQNYSLYSNRSFAFLKMHQYHFAMEDALMTIQLKPDWTKGYFRKAEVESQTFHFSEALQSYCKALSLQPNEPTILEAMHRVAKLLIQDKRADQQIPWLGAGVGIILGVIVVIADYVFTNKPTLTHPLLMVLLTMSIAMLGFGIAKGFRYFVKRQRKSLLEPPVDLFGNDKEELDDIEAEMNNEKEKHPKYSKAQARQRFKKGKS